A stretch of DNA from Desulfosarcina ovata subsp. ovata:
GTCGGCGGCCAGCACGTCGTAGTAGGTGGCGATGGCGGTGGCCATGATCCGGTTTTTGATGCCGTCGCGATCCAGTTCGGAGATGGTCACGCCGGTCTCGGCGATTTTACGGTTGAGAAAATCTTTGCCCCCATTGAACAGGTTGATGCCCGCGCTGGCACCGCTTTCATAATTCTCAAACCATCCCGGATCGTTGAAATCGACAGTGGCTTGCGGCAGTTTGCGCTGGTCGATCGCTTTGAAGAGATAAGCCGACGGGGCGTCACCCTGGATGTATTCGGTGTAAAAATTGACTTGCGGATAGAATGGGGCGGCGGATTTGGCGAGCATGGCCCGGGCCCGTTCGATGCGCGCCAGGGCCATGAGCAGATCCGGGTTGTTGGCCTGGGCGATTTCGAGGACATCCTTCAGACCCAACTGGCTGTTGATGGCGCAACGGGGGGCGGACGGATTATCCGTGGCCGGCCGGGCCAGGTTGCAGGCAAAATCGGCGTACTCACTTTTAATCGTCTCGTAGCGATAACGATCCTGAGGTGCACATCCGCCAAACACGGTGCTCAACAGAAAGAGACCGCTAACCAGGAACAGCAGTGAAACTCTCGGCATATCTCCTCCTCATTCGTGTTGATCTATAGCATTCAAGATAATGTTTTTGGGCGGCGTTATCGGTCGTCGCGGTAATTATTATACAGCTTCCTCCCTCTGGCCTTGCCAAAAACATTATCTTAGGCGATTTCTGTCAAAGAATATACCTGCCTGCTTGTCTTTTCATCCGTCTTCTGCGTTGGGCTTTTCCACACATAGCCCCACTATGCGTAAAAAAGCCCGCCTTGAATACGAATGAAAATCCTACGCATCCTGGTATATTCTTTTCCGCCAATCGCCTTAATCACTATGTTTCTCATTTAAAATGCTATCGCCTGTTCCGGAAAGCGGCGGAGGCATCGAAATGGTGAATGGTCTCTTCCATATCAATCATGCTGTCCGCAGCCGGCAAGGGCTGCCCGGGCCAGTTCGGCCACTGTGGTCTTGGTGATGCGCATTTGCCGGTAAAGCCGCAACGGTGCATCATCCGAACCGTGGGCCGCTATGCGGGTGCATATGTCCGGGTTAAGGATGGGTGCGGCGGCCCAGATGGCCGTTCCCCGCAGGGTGGGATCGGCAGCGTCAAAAAATGCGCAAAGATGGTCGGCCGCCGGTTGGACCAGCACCGGTCGGGCATGGGCCAGGCGGCCCACCCCCCACAGCGACCCGCGCTGAAGCTGTTCGTACTCGAGAAAATTGCCGGCCGGATCAATGTACGAGATCAGGATGCGGCCGTATTCGCCGGCCAGTCCGGCATGGCCGGCGGTGATTTCGCCCATGGCTTCGGGCGAACCCCAGCCGATGCCGCCGGACTCGTCGTTGAGATTCCACATGAGCCGACGCATCACCACGCGGGCCGATTCCATCGCCGTTTCGGCCAGTTGGCAGACCACTGTTCCCATGGCGGTGATGGCCCGCCAGCGGATCGTTTCGTCTCCCGAGTAAAAGAACCCGAAGAGGGGATTGATGGCCTGGCGACCGGGTAGCTGCCCGATGGTTTCCAAGGCGGCGGTAAAATCATCCTGACCGAGCAGATCCCCGATACGGCGCTTAAGCTGACGGTAAGCCATGCGGATGTACCATTTCTATGGGTCAGAAGGAGATCACCTCAAAGCCCGCCTCCATGTAAGCGGACATGGAGGGGTGGCCGGACATGTCGTCCAGAAGGGGCAGCCCCTGTTTGACGGCTTCTTCCGCGGTGCCCATTTTGTGGGCGCATCCCTTGCAGACGCCATCCACGATGCCTTGGCTTTTGGCCTTTTCCCATAATTTGTGCAGGGGGTTTCCCTGGTCGGCCAGCTTGGGCAGAAGGGCCGTTGCCGCCCCTTCCACAATGATGCGGCCGGCCATTCCTTTGGCCTGCAGGTCAAGGCCGTTAAGCAGGACGTGAATAAAACAGACCGGATCGCCGTTGAAAACGAAAAGTGCGACTTTTTTCATACTTCCTCTTTTCCCTCTATTCACTGTTCTTCCCAGCAGATGCAGTCTTCCGGGCAGTATTTAATGGCTTCATCCACGGCCGCTTCCGGGTATTCGATCATTTCGACGACCTCGATGTACCCGGCGTCGTTTTGGCGGAACACCTCCAGACAGACGGCCACGCAGCCCATGCACAAGGTGCAGCGGCCGATATCAACCACAGGTATTTTCATAGATCCCTTATCGGGCGTTAATGGCCTCGCCGATTTTTTTGCCATAGTCGATGCAGGCCTCGATACCGGCTTTGTCGGGGACATACTGCAGCCGGGGACCGGCGTCGATCATCGTAAACTTCATGGCTTCCAGTTCCGCCGCCACCATTTTCACCGCTTCGCCGCTCCAGCCGTAGGAGCCAAAGGCACCGCCGATCCGGCCCAACGGCTTGAGGCCCTTCATGTAGGTGAGCGTGTCGGCCACGGTGGGAAACATCTGATTGTTCAGTGTGGGCGACCCCACAATCACGGCGGCGGCGTCGAGCACGTCGGTCATGATTTCGCTGCGATGAGAACTGCGGATATGGATCAATTTAACCATTGCGCCGGTAGACGAGATGCCCTCGGCAATGGCGTTGGCCATGGTTTCGGTACTCTTCCACATGGTGTCGTAAACCACCACGGCCTTATTCTCGGTTTCCTGCCGGCTCCATTTGAAGTAGGCGTCGATGATTTTACCGGGGTCCTTACGCCAGAGCACACCGTGATCGGGGCAGATCATGTCGATCTGGATTCCCGAGGCGACCACCTTTTCCAGCAGTTTGAGAATGCGCGGGGCATAGAGCATCAGGATGTTGGCGTAGTACTTTTTGGCCTGCAGCATCATCTCGCTGTCGGCCTGGTCGTCGAATTTTTCGAATCCGGCATAGTGCTGGCCGAAACCATCACTGGAGAAGAGAATGTGATCTTCCTTCAGGTAGCTGAACATGCTGTCCGGCCAGTGGATCATGCGCGTCTCGATAAAGGAGAGGGTACGCTTGCCCAGGCTGAGTTCTTCTCCGTCCTTGACCGG
This window harbors:
- a CDS encoding DVU0298 family protein, with the translated sequence MAYRQLKRRIGDLLGQDDFTAALETIGQLPGRQAINPLFGFFYSGDETIRWRAITAMGTVVCQLAETAMESARVVMRRLMWNLNDESGGIGWGSPEAMGEITAGHAGLAGEYGRILISYIDPAGNFLEYEQLQRGSLWGVGRLAHARPVLVQPAADHLCAFFDAADPTLRGTAIWAAAPILNPDICTRIAAHGSDDAPLRLYRQMRITKTTVAELARAALAGCGQHD
- a CDS encoding DsrE family protein produces the protein MKKVALFVFNGDPVCFIHVLLNGLDLQAKGMAGRIIVEGAATALLPKLADQGNPLHKLWEKAKSQGIVDGVCKGCAHKMGTAEEAVKQGLPLLDDMSGHPSMSAYMEAGFEVISF
- a CDS encoding ferredoxin; translated protein: MKIPVVDIGRCTLCMGCVAVCLEVFRQNDAGYIEVVEMIEYPEAAVDEAIKYCPEDCICWEEQ
- a CDS encoding FprA family A-type flavoprotein; the encoded protein is MKPTQIADGIYDVGVIDWNIRDFHGYSTYRGSSYNAFLIIDEKVALIDTVKAPFADQLIGNISQIIDPKKIDVVVSNHTEMDHTGALPKIMALVGADKPLYCSKLGAKNLAGHFPDKWNYHPVKDGEELSLGKRTLSFIETRMIHWPDSMFSYLKEDHILFSSDGFGQHYAGFEKFDDQADSEMMLQAKKYYANILMLYAPRILKLLEKVVASGIQIDMICPDHGVLWRKDPGKIIDAYFKWSRQETENKAVVVYDTMWKSTETMANAIAEGISSTGAMVKLIHIRSSHRSEIMTDVLDAAAVIVGSPTLNNQMFPTVADTLTYMKGLKPLGRIGGAFGSYGWSGEAVKMVAAELEAMKFTMIDAGPRLQYVPDKAGIEACIDYGKKIGEAINAR